A DNA window from Macadamia integrifolia cultivar HAES 741 chromosome 4, SCU_Mint_v3, whole genome shotgun sequence contains the following coding sequences:
- the LOC122075136 gene encoding 5-formyltetrahydrofolate cyclo-ligase, mitochondrial-like isoform X2 has translation MRADRIIQKTKEVLMTQACSLASAAAHIYFPSSRSVILPPISDYRSFVTMSEVVSLNDIAKQKKTLRSIVRKELKALSPTQRSQEDIAIQNIVLEASWFKSSKSICAYISCDSLREVNTSKILSAILYNTAEEGHKQMRKRLYVPRVEDRNSYMRMLNISSTSDLIPNLMNILEPTPLDSDGNQREDVMQATDPVDLFLVPGVAFDRSGRRLGRGGGYYDMLLKKYQDVAAEQKWKQPLLVALSYSLQIMEEGVIPVTPNDVPVDALVSPAGVIPISPAAFERM, from the exons ATGAGAGCAGATAGGATAATCCAGAAGACAAAGGAGGTGCTGATGACCCAAGCTTGCTCATTAGCATCCGCAGCGGCTCATATCTACTTCCCCTCCTCCCGTTCCGTTATCCTTCCCCCAATCTCCGATTACCGCTCCTTCGTCACCATGAGCGAAGTCGTTAGTCTCAATGACATTGCTAAGCAGAAGAAAACCCTTCGATCAATAGTGCGGAAGGAGCTCAAGGCCTTGAGTCCTACTCAGAGATCCCAAGAAG ATATTGCAATTCAGAATATTGTTTTGGAAGCTTCATGGTTCAAGTCTAGCAAGAGCATATGTGCTTATATAAGTTGTGATTCCTTACGGGAAGTCAACACATCAAAAATTTTGTCGGCAATTTTGTACAATACAGCTGAAG AGGGTCACAAGCAGATGAGGAAAAGGCTTTATGTTCCACGGGTGGAGGACAGGAATAGCTACATGCGAATGCTCAACATCTCAAGTACTAGTGATCTAATCCCAAACTTGATGAACATTTTGGAACCAACCCCACTAGACAGTGATGGAAATCAACGTGAAGATG TTATGCAGGCTACTGACCCAGTGGATTTGTTCCTTGTACCAG GGGTTGCCTTTGACAGATCTGGAAGACGCTTGGGCCGTGGCGGGGG TTACTATGATATGCTTCTGAAGAAATACCAGGATGTTGCTGCAGAGCAGAAATGGAAGCAACCATTACTTG TTGCACTATCATATTCTTTGCAGATAATGGAAGAGGGTGTCATCCCGGTCACTCCCAATGATGTTCCTGTGGATGCACTTGTTTCCCCGGCTGGTGTGATTCCAATTAGTCCAGCAGCATTTGAGAGGATGTGA
- the LOC122075136 gene encoding 5-formyltetrahydrofolate cyclo-ligase, mitochondrial-like isoform X1, producing MRADRIIQKTKEVLMTQACSLASAAAHIYFPSSRSVILPPISDYRSFVTMSEVVSLNDIAKQKKTLRSIVRKELKALSPTQRSQEDIAIQNIVLEASWFKSSKSICAYISCDSLREVNTSKILSAILYNTAEVFNQEGHKQMRKRLYVPRVEDRNSYMRMLNISSTSDLIPNLMNILEPTPLDSDGNQREDVMQATDPVDLFLVPGVAFDRSGRRLGRGGGYYDMLLKKYQDVAAEQKWKQPLLVALSYSLQIMEEGVIPVTPNDVPVDALVSPAGVIPISPAAFERM from the exons ATGAGAGCAGATAGGATAATCCAGAAGACAAAGGAGGTGCTGATGACCCAAGCTTGCTCATTAGCATCCGCAGCGGCTCATATCTACTTCCCCTCCTCCCGTTCCGTTATCCTTCCCCCAATCTCCGATTACCGCTCCTTCGTCACCATGAGCGAAGTCGTTAGTCTCAATGACATTGCTAAGCAGAAGAAAACCCTTCGATCAATAGTGCGGAAGGAGCTCAAGGCCTTGAGTCCTACTCAGAGATCCCAAGAAG ATATTGCAATTCAGAATATTGTTTTGGAAGCTTCATGGTTCAAGTCTAGCAAGAGCATATGTGCTTATATAAGTTGTGATTCCTTACGGGAAGTCAACACATCAAAAATTTTGTCGGCAATTTTGTACAATACAGCTGAAG TTTTCAATCAAGAGGGTCACAAGCAGATGAGGAAAAGGCTTTATGTTCCACGGGTGGAGGACAGGAATAGCTACATGCGAATGCTCAACATCTCAAGTACTAGTGATCTAATCCCAAACTTGATGAACATTTTGGAACCAACCCCACTAGACAGTGATGGAAATCAACGTGAAGATG TTATGCAGGCTACTGACCCAGTGGATTTGTTCCTTGTACCAG GGGTTGCCTTTGACAGATCTGGAAGACGCTTGGGCCGTGGCGGGGG TTACTATGATATGCTTCTGAAGAAATACCAGGATGTTGCTGCAGAGCAGAAATGGAAGCAACCATTACTTG TTGCACTATCATATTCTTTGCAGATAATGGAAGAGGGTGTCATCCCGGTCACTCCCAATGATGTTCCTGTGGATGCACTTGTTTCCCCGGCTGGTGTGATTCCAATTAGTCCAGCAGCATTTGAGAGGATGTGA
- the LOC122075760 gene encoding putative rRNA methyltransferase YlbH, which translates to MDVRPMMEVVKGAAFDILQAAGGCPASLRPGRWLDLYSGTGSVGIEAISRGCSEVHFVEMDPWVVSEVLRPNLEWTEFFNVSVIHTVRVEDFLERAEKFVDKDGPFDYISVTPPYTSVDYSILMDQLSRSALVGENTFIVVEYPLRTAMLDSCGYLVKITDRRFGRTHLAIYGPTWAQKKKKSKNSLLTVAAMTPLHMERKS; encoded by the exons ATGGATGTGCGCCCAATGATGGAAGTTGTAAAAGGTGCAGCTTTCGATATTTTGCAG GCAGCTGGTGGTTGTCCTGCTTCTTTAAGGCCAGGTCGCTGGTTAGACTTGTACAGTGGCACAGGATCTGTCGGGATTGAAGCTATTAGCAGAGGATGTTCTGAG GTCCACTTTGTTGAGATGGATCCTTGGGTCGTGTCAGAGGTCTTGAGACCAAATTTAGAGTGGACTGAATTTTTCAATGTTTCTGTGATACATACAGTTCGTGTTGAGGATTTCTTGGAACGAGCTGAGAAATTTGTAG ATAAAGATGGACCATTTGATTACATTAGTGTAACACCTCCCTATACATCTGTGGATTATAGCATATTGATGGATCAACTCTCACGGTCAGCTTTAGTGGGAGAAAATACCTTCATA GTAGTGGAGTATCCCTTAAGAACTGCAATGTTGGATTCGTGTGGATATCTTGTAAAG ATAACTGATCGAAGGTTTGGCCGGACACACTTGGCAATATATGGACCCACGTGGgcacagaagaagaaaaaatcaaagaattcaCTGTTAACAGTTGCAGCAATGACTCCATTGcatatggaaagaaaaagcTGA
- the LOC122075136 gene encoding 5-formyltetrahydrofolate cyclo-ligase, mitochondrial-like isoform X3 encodes MRADRIIQKTKEVLMTQACSLASAAAHIYFPSSRSVILPPISDYRSFVTMSEVVSLNDIAKQKKTLRSIVRKELKALSPTQRSQEDIAIQNIVLEASWFKSSKSICAYISCDSLREVNTSKILSAILYNTAEVMQATDPVDLFLVPGVAFDRSGRRLGRGGGYYDMLLKKYQDVAAEQKWKQPLLVALSYSLQIMEEGVIPVTPNDVPVDALVSPAGVIPISPAAFERM; translated from the exons ATGAGAGCAGATAGGATAATCCAGAAGACAAAGGAGGTGCTGATGACCCAAGCTTGCTCATTAGCATCCGCAGCGGCTCATATCTACTTCCCCTCCTCCCGTTCCGTTATCCTTCCCCCAATCTCCGATTACCGCTCCTTCGTCACCATGAGCGAAGTCGTTAGTCTCAATGACATTGCTAAGCAGAAGAAAACCCTTCGATCAATAGTGCGGAAGGAGCTCAAGGCCTTGAGTCCTACTCAGAGATCCCAAGAAG ATATTGCAATTCAGAATATTGTTTTGGAAGCTTCATGGTTCAAGTCTAGCAAGAGCATATGTGCTTATATAAGTTGTGATTCCTTACGGGAAGTCAACACATCAAAAATTTTGTCGGCAATTTTGTACAATACAGCTGAAG TTATGCAGGCTACTGACCCAGTGGATTTGTTCCTTGTACCAG GGGTTGCCTTTGACAGATCTGGAAGACGCTTGGGCCGTGGCGGGGG TTACTATGATATGCTTCTGAAGAAATACCAGGATGTTGCTGCAGAGCAGAAATGGAAGCAACCATTACTTG TTGCACTATCATATTCTTTGCAGATAATGGAAGAGGGTGTCATCCCGGTCACTCCCAATGATGTTCCTGTGGATGCACTTGTTTCCCCGGCTGGTGTGATTCCAATTAGTCCAGCAGCATTTGAGAGGATGTGA